The DNA segment TCAAGTTGATCACCTGCTTCTTTCTCTAGCCAGAATTCTCAATGTTGTACCGTTAAAGCCAAATGCTTCCCGCAATCTGTTTTCCAGATAACGCTTGTAGCTGAAATGCAGCAGCTCGGGATCATTCACAAACAGAACAAAGGTTGGCGGTGCCACTGACACCTGAGAGGCATAATAGATTTTCAGCCGCTGTCCCTTGTGTGTGGGCGGCGGTGTCATAAGCTGTGCATCCATAATGACCTCATTCAGCACGTTGGTCTGTATACGAAGCACGGAATAATCATGTACCTCGTCGATGACCGGTAAAATGGTGTGGATCCGCTGCTTCTTTAAAGCGGATACAAACAGAATCGGTGCATAGGACAGATACAAGAACTGTGCCCGGATTTCCTTTTCAATCGTATGCATGGTCTGCTCGTCCTTTTCCACAGTATCCCACTTGTTATATACGATAATAACACCCTTGCCGGCCTCATGTGCATAGCCTGCGACATGCTTGTCCTGTTCACGGATTCCTTTTTCTCCATCGATAACAACCAGAACAACATCGCTGCGCTCAATCGCACTCATCGCACGCAGCACGGAGTATTTTTCAATGCTTTCATATACCTTGCCCCGTTTGCGGATTCCGGCGGTATCTATTACGACATATTCCTTGCCCTCACGCTTAAACGGCGTGTCTATGGCATCCCGTGTCGTTCCTTCAATATTGGAAACAATGACACGCTCCTGGTTCAAAACCGCATTGACAAGAGAGCTTTTTCCTACATTTGGACGACCGATGACGCAGAATTTCGTCATTCCGTCGTATTCGTCCTTTTCTTTTTTTGGCAGTGCATGAATAATGGCATCCAGAACATCCCCGATACCGATTCCATGCGCACCGGAAACAGCCAGCGGATCACCGAGACCCAGACTGTAAAATTCATAGATTGCATCATTCTGTGCAAAATCATCCACCTTGTTCACTGCCAGAATCACAGGCTTTTTCGTACGATGCAGCAGGCGTGCGACATATTCATCATCGTGCGTCAAACCATCTTTGCCGCTGACGACAAACACAATGCAGTCAGCCTCATCGATTGCGATTTCCACCTGCATATTGATTTCCGTTTGAAAATCCTGGTTAGCCAGCTGAATTCCACCGGTATCAATTACGCGGAATTCCCTGGTCAGCCATTCAGCTTTTCCATAGATACGATCACGGGTTACTCCCGGCGTATCCTCTACAATACTTTTTCGTTCACCGATGATTCGGTTAAAAATCGTTGATTTGCCGACATTCGGGCGACCAACAATGGCTACAATTCCATTTATCATATTTGAACTTCAGCTTGCGCTGAATTCACCTCCTATCATGAAAGGGTAGGAATATTCCTGCGTATTTCTTTTACAACCTCCTCGATACTCATATCGGACGTATCGATTTGAATTGCATCCTCCGCCTTACGCAGCGGCGAGGCTTCGCGGTTCATATCCTGATAGTCCCGCTGTTCTATATCACGGTAGATTTCATCATAATCTGCTTTTACATTTTTTTCCAGATATTCCCTATATCTACGCTCAGCCCGTGCCTTTACACTTGCGACCATATAGATTTTCAGTTCTGCATCCGGAAGAACAACCGTGCCGATATCGCGTCCATCCATGATATAGCCCTTATCCTTTGCCATCTGCTGCTGTAAAGCAACCAGACGTTCTCTCACCTTAGGATGTGCAGAAACACTGCTCGCAAGCATGGAAATCTCATTTTCACGAATTTGTTTGGAAACATCCTCGCCGTTAATATATACAGCTCCTGCAGAATCGAAGCTGATTTTGATATCCTCCAGCATAGCGACCAAAGCGGCTTCATCGCCTGCAGCAATACCGCGCTTTTGAGAAGCAAGCGCCGTACAGCGATACATCGCTCCGGTATCCAAATGAGAATACCCCAGCTCCTTGGCTAATATTTTGGCAATCGTACTCTTTCCGGCCGCACTCGGGCCATCAATCGCGATATTTATTTTCATTTTAGATTCCTCCTGCTTTCCATAATGAATAGGCAATAAAGCCAATAATGACAAGCAGCACCAGAATCAAAAAGCATAATACGAAATTCAACAGCTTATTCGTCTTTTCCACACCGTCAGAAAGATCAGTCAGCTCATCCTCATATTCATCCATCTGTACACGGAGCTGTTGTGTTTCCTCTAACAGCTTCTTATGTAAGACAGCCTGCTGCGGCGCATCCTTTTTCACAGCTGCAGGGGCTTCCTCCTCATCCACAGCATCCTCCATCATCACCGGCTGAATAACCTTTTTTGCGTTACGTACAGGAGGCTGTTCCTTTTGGATTTCCTGTACTTCCTTCGCTTCGGTTGTCTGCTGCGGCGCAAAGGCTTCAACGATTGGCTCCTCCTGTACACTTGCATACTTCGCATAGGATGTGTCTGTCGTTTCCTCCGTATATGCAGGAACCTGCGTGTCTGTTTCTTCTTCTGCCGGTGCAGCTGCCATTACAGGGGCTTCCTCCTCCTTTAGAAGATTCTGTACCTGCATTGCGATATCGTCCCGGCTCAGAATGGTTTTCTTTGGTTCTTCCGCTTCCGGCTCTTCCTGGATTTCCTGTATGTAATGCGAACGCTTCGCCCGATTTGCGGCATTCAGCTGATACAGAATATCAGCCTGCGTATTATCGCTTTCTCTGGTACCCTTGCGTATATTATATTCCCGCACTTCCTTAATGAAATCATCCAGATATTCATTGGTAAAGGTATCATCCACAGGCGGACGCTCGATCGAATCCTGTTCTTTCTTTTCCCGTACAGGAGTATATTCTTCATCACTGCTGATATTGACCCTTTTAAAAATAGACGAGTCAAATTTCTTCAGCGTTTCCTCCTGCTCCTGCACGACGCCTTCCTCTGTGTGCAGGGTTTTATCTATATTATTATCAGTTTCAATGGATTTTCTCAATTCCGCATATTTTTTCACTCTTGATAGCTTTTCCATCTGATTACCTCCCAATCTAACAACCATTATAACAAAAATAAAGGTTCTTGGATATGCATATTCTTTAAGAAATCATACTTTTTAAGCCGTTTCACAAAAGAAAAGCTGCACTGGCAGCTTTTTAGTCTTTTGCTCTTCCGGAATATTTTCCATCCGATGTGTTTACAAGCACCATTTCATCCTGATTGATGAACAGCGGCACCTTGATTTCCAGGCCGGATTCCAGGGTTGCATTCTTGCTGGCGGAGGTAGCTGTATCACCCTTGACAGCAGGCTCGCATTCCACGATCTGCAGCGCCACCTTGTCCGGCAGAATTACACCGAGAATCTCACTTTCAAACATGGAGATATTGACGTTATCGTTTGGCTTCATGAAGTTCATTTCCCATTTCAGACGATCCTTTGGGATTTCAATCTGTTCATAGGTTTCATTGTCCATGAATACCAGAGCATCATCCGTATCATACAGATACTGCATTTCCTTTTTTTCGATATGAGCAGGTGTGATTTTATCTCCACCGCCCCATGATAATTCTACATTGGATCCCGTTCTCAGGTTTCTGACCTTAGCCTTTACCACCATTGCAGAACGAGCTGTTTTATTCTGACTCTGTTCCAGCACAACGAAGATTTCTCCATCCTGCTGAATTGTCATACCAGGTTTTAAATCATTGGAACTGATCATACGATATTCACCTTTCCTTTATTATTTTTTTATGTCCTATTCTATTTTATAGGATTTAACGCATTTGTCAAATTTTTTATGAAAAAAAGTCTGATTTTTTTCACATCAGGCTTTTGAAACGAATACTGTCCGCATATAGCATCAGGGATAAAAAGACCGCAAGATACAAATACCAGAAGGTTGCCAGGTCAAACAGCTCCTGCCTTACTTCATAGCAGCCAAGAAAGACAACAACGAAACCAAGGGCTATGAGGAAATCTCTGACTTCCAGTGCCCTGCAATTTGCACTTCGGTAAAACAGCCGGGCAGGCAGGAGCAATACAGCATACAGCGGTACCAGCAGATAGGCTGATTCATTTACAATCAGCAGCAGATTGCCAAGGCCTGCAAATGCCAGAAACATAAGGGTACTCAATAGGATTGTCAGCATGTAAAACCACCTCTTTCCTAGTCTGGTTCATCAGAGCCTAAATATACAACATCCAGTATGCTTCCATCCTCGCTGTCAAAGACCACCCGCATATGTACCTGCCCCTTGGGATGAGTGTAAGCAACATCGATTTGATTTTCGTGCCTTGTAAACTGAAAGACGGCATTGCGAAACAGCTGTTCCCATTGTGTTGGCAGCTTTTTTGCTTCCTGTATATCCTCCTCCTGCTCCAACTCCTCCGTGCTTATCTCTTTTTCCGCCTCCTGCTCTTGCTGCAGCTTATCCAGATACCTGCTGCAGGAGCGAATGGCGTACAGATCATAGCTTTCCTGCAGCTCATGCACACTGGAAAAGGCCGCAACGCGCTGCAGGAAGAAAGCTAAAAAGCATAAAAAGATCAAGAGAAGCAGCAGGGCATACAGGCTGATAAAGCCCTTATTATTCACATGCAAGCAGCGCCTCCTGGCGGTGCTTGTTCCGTGTCCATATAACATACATGCATTCCTTTCGCTTTTGAAACTGCAGGCTGTCCACATCCTGTAAGAAAATCTCATACCCATCCTTTCGTACCAGACGCCTTCGATCAAAAACCAGACGCTGCTCTTTTTTACGGTATGTAAAGAGAAGTGCCTCCTCCTGTATGGACAGTGCTCTGCTTTGTACCAGCAGAACGCGCAGCTGTGCTATGGCAATACGGTCCTCATTGTAATACAGCGGTTTCTGCAGGCGCTGCAGGGTGGAAGCAAGGGGAACCAGAAGCAGACAGGAAATGCCGACACAGCTGAAGGCCACAAGCACCTCCACCAGGGTGAAGCCTTGCTTATTCCTGATAGACTTCTTCCACTGCATCATTTTCAAACTCCCCTGCATTCTGTTCCATCGTATGAGTCATCAGCGCACACTGCAGGCAGATCAATGCCAGTATACCGAGAATCATCAACAGAAAGAGTGCTTCACTCAGCACAATTCCGCGTCTATCGTACATCGAGACGCCCACTTCCCAGCTGTGCCACCAGTTGTATCGAGGAGGAGGCATTGCGGCAGTGCAGTGTAAATGCCTGGGATATCGTGCCGTGTGGGGTGTAGTGAAAGCGAAGCGTATCACAGCTTGTGGTTTTCTGCAGGGGATATTGTTTATCATCCTTATACACATTGCTGCCGCGAAGCTGTATCGTAACATTTTTATGAAGCTTCATCGCCTCTGCCTGCGCCTGTATACAGAGCTCTCGTATCTGCTGAGCATCCATACGCAAAAGGATTCCCTGCTGTCGGTTTAACAGCGGTGTCACCAGTAGGATAACGGATAGCAAAAGCAAAACAAGCAGCATTTCCACCAGCGTGAACCCCCTATCGCACAGCTGCCTGTCCATTGCTGATTTCAATTGTATCTCCATTCGGACAGCGGCGCTGTGTCTCCTTCAAATATCCCCTGCTGATTAAATCAGACATGCTTTTGGGCGGGCTCAGATTTTCCACCTCATACAGTACAATTTGCGCGTTGGCAACCTCAATCAATGCCTCACAGCCCTTACTGCGAATGATTTTTTCCTTCTGCTGGATGTTTGGCAGAGTCAGCAGAAATATAAGTGCGATGATGGACAATACGATCATCATTTCCAGAATGGTAAAGCCCTTGTTATTTTTCATAAAGCTCCTTTCTACAGCTGTTCCAGCATGGATAGCGGAATCAGCATGATTTGATAAACAAGTAAAACAACTACGCCTACAAAGCCATAGGCAATGCATTGTACAATGACCGCAAAGCGCTTCAGCAGCCGCTCCCAGGCTCTTTCCTGCTGCTGCAGTCCACTTTGCAGCATAGTGCACAAAGAGCCGGTAGAGCTGCCAATGCGAAAGGACGTTTTGAAGGTGTCATTCAACAGCGGCTCCTGCTCGATGACACACAGCATATCCTCCCCATTCTGCAGCCGCAGCATCAAGTGCCTGTGCAATTCACAAAACAGCGTTTCCTTGCAAAGCTGTTCCAGATACTGCAGGGCAATTCTGGTCGGAATCCCCTGCTTGAGCAGCTCGATCATATATCCGCTAAACAGATAGGATTCCACATGGGACGCCAGTGCACACAGATGCTTGTTCCTTAGAATCAGGGCATTGCGTATCCTTGGCTTATGCTTCAGATACAACAGCAGTATGGCGAAGCAGACACTGCACAGCGCAAGCATGCGGCAGCCGTTTTGTAAGAGTGCGACGCCAAACAGCAGTCCCCCAAAATCTTCTCCCTGTTCAAAGCTTTGCAGCATCTGGGGAATGATCGATGTAGTGAAAACCAGCAGCATCACATACGCAAACAGAAAAATCGCAAAGGGATAGGCTGTCTTTTTCAGAAATTTGGAAAGTAATGTATGTTCGAAATCATACAGACACAGGGCACTTTCTATTGCCTTGCTCAAGGAGGTGATCTGCAAAAAGAAGCTGAGATGCTCATAAAAGCGCCCGCTTCCCTGCCTGCTTAAAATTTCTTCTATACTGCAGCCCTGCTCCAGCTCTTTTCTTATTTGTGTGCTATCCTTGCCAAGCAGCTGCAACGCTTCCAGATACGGATAGCCGTTGAGCAGCAGATCATGCAAATAACGCCAGTCGTCATTGCGCATACGGAAGGTCGATGACGGCTTCCTTCTGTGAAATGATTCCTTTTGAAACAGCAGCTTGAATTTCTTCAAAGATATCGTGATGCTCCTTAGGCACCTGTCCTTCATGGAAATAGGCATCCAGCTCTCTTTGTTCCAGAATTTCATAAATACACACCCTTTCATCCGTGCCGTTCTTCTTGTACAGACGCTGTGCACATACAGCACTCAATGTATGGTACAGCTCCTCATTGTGCAATCCAAACTCATTTAGTCGCTTGATTGCTTCCGTGCAGCATTTCGCATGAATCGTCGTAAAAATCAAATGGCCGCTCAATGCACAGCGCAGCAGCATGCGTGCAGTAACGGGATCACGTATTTCACCAATCATGATGACATCGGGATCATGACGCAGCAGTTCCTTGATTCCTTCTTCATAGGTAAAGCCTCCTGCTTCATTGATCTGAAGCTGCAGATAGCTGTCATCGAAGATTTCGATTGGATCCTCCAAAGAAACGACATGCAGCTTATTTTCCAAAGCAATCCGCTTTAAAATCGCATGCAAGGTCGTTGTCTTCCCACTGCCTGTAGGCCCGCTGAGGACAATCATTCCGCTTCTTGTTCTTGTCCAGTTCAAAAAGCTGTCTGTCTGTTTCTGGTTCATGCTCAGCTCCTCAAGCCGGATTTCTTCATGATTGTTCAGCACACGCAGAACTGCCGTCTGTTTTTCCAGCGTCGGCAGCAGCGAGAAACGAAAATACAACAGATTTCCGCGAAATTCGTATTGAAAATTACCACTCTGCGGCTGTAGGGTATTTCCAAGATCCAGATTGCTGATATACTTCAGATAACAGAACAGACCCTCATCAAATGCCCCGTTTTGAATGGTTTCCAGACCATTCCATCCGCGCACCTGTACATGCAGCTTATGATGCATCAGCGTCAGATGCACATCCGTCACTCGTTTGCGCTCCACCATGTGCAGCATCTGTTCAAGCTTTTCCTTCATACTCTCACCTTCTTTCTTTATACATACTTCTATACGTTTTAAAACACCCAAAATCCTAAAATATCCCGAAAAAAGTAAAAAAAAACGGAAATATATCCGTTTTCATTAAAAATGTATCATTTTAACTTCTTTTTCATTGTTTTTACTGCGGTTTTATAGCCATGCTTTTCATAAAGCTTTTGCGCACTGCGGTTTTCCTGCAATACGTTTAATTCTACATATTCCAGCTCGCGTACCCTGGCCCAGTGCTCAACCTCCTGTAACAGCCGATTACCGATTCCAAGTCCTCTGGCTTCCCTGCTGACAACAAGATCCATTAAGGTGGCATAGGCATGCGGAATCACATAGGAATCCGCCGGAGTCAGCTGCTTCATCACCAGTGCCAATCCGAAAATACAGGAATTTTCCATAGCCAGCAGAATATCACAATCCGGAAGCCGGATCATGGTCTTTAAAAATTCCTCATCCTGCATTCCTCTGCAGTAACTGAAGGGCTGCAGCCGCGCCATGTCCGCATATAAAACCTCATACAGTCTCAGAATTTCCTGTATATGAGACTGCGTCGCCGTAATGATGGTCATAATCAGAGCTGCAGATATGGGTTGTAGCGAAACTCCATATCCAGCGTTGTATCAGGCCCGTGTCCCGGAAACACTTTCAAATCAGGAGACAGGGTTTCCCGGATCATGCGCAATGTCTGCATCATTTTGGTATTGCTGCCGGTAGGCAAATCTGTACGGCCGATGCTTCCCTGAAAAATCACATCTCCGCAAATCAGCTTATCATCCCATAGCAGCATGGTGCTTCCCTCACTGTGCCCCGGTGCATCAATGGCACGAAGCGTAAAAGCTCCGATTTCATTTTTTCCAGGCTTCAGCTTGGTTACTGGACTGTTGACAACAACAGGCGCCTGATAGGAGAAGTTCAGCATCGGATCCTGCAGCATCGCCATATCCAGCTCATTGATATACACCGGACAATGATATTTTTTTACAAGTGCATCCACTCCGGCAATATGATCAAAATGACCGTGTGTCAGCACGATTGCATCAACAATACCATCCTGGGAATCAATCGTTTCCTGCAGCTTAGCCGATTTGCTGCCCGGATCAATGATCAGTACATGATGATCTTCCCAAAGCAGATAGGTATTTACCTGTACCATACCTAAAACAAATATATCCATCTTTTTCATGTCAGTCACCGAATAAAAAAGACCGTAGTCGGCCCTTCTTATTTTTTCTCCTTATGTAAAGTTTTCTTGTTACAACGTGGGCAATATTTCTGAATTTGCATACGTTCTGGATTTTTACGTTTATTACGTGTCCCGATGTAGTTTTCTTCGCCACATTCTGAACATTTGAACGTGATTCTATCTCTCATGTTGTCCCTCCTCGTACTTGCTTGAAAATTATATCATACTCTTTACAAAAAAGCTAATACTTTTTGAAAAACTCTTCTAAAACTTCTGGCATGATATTATAGGCGCAAAGGTTACCTGCAACACTTTGATCATTCGTCGCAGATTCCGGCACGGAACAGGCAAATGCAACCTTCGCTTTTTTATCGTATGGCGCATAGCCAATGAGTGAAGCATTGGTATAATTACCGACCTCGGCAGTACCGGTTTTGGCTGCCACCTGTACATTTAATCTGTTGATTGGATCTATCGCATGCTCTCCGGAAACAATCTGACGAAAGCCCATCTGAATCGTTTCCAGATCCTCTTTACTTCCCGGCAGAGCGGATAATACGTTTGTTTTATTCTCATAAACAGTGTAATCTGTATTTACCTCCGTAGCCGTATTGACCAGCTTCGGCTGCACCTTTTTACCGCCATTGGCAATAGTAGCCGCATACTGCACAAGCTGAATCGGTGTGTAGCTGTCATACTGACCGATGGCATAGTCCATAAGCAAACCTGCCGCCTGTGTGTTACCTGTAAAGCCCTGTGCCTCATTGGGTACATCCAGACCAGTTTTCGTACCAAGACCAAACATGGAATAGTAATTCCGCATAAGCTTAAAGGTTTTCTGAGCCATGGCATCTGTGATTCCCAATGGCTGATCGTAGGCATATGTTCCTCCGGCCAGTTTGATGACCGACTTAAACATATAGACATTACTGGATACCGCCAGGGCACGAATCGAATTTACTGCACCATAACGGTCAAATGATCCTTTGGTGTTTGTACCAGCAATTTTCATTG comes from the Erysipelotrichaceae bacterium 66202529 genome and includes:
- the rpmG gene encoding 50S ribosomal protein L33, whose product is MRDRITFKCSECGEENYIGTRNKRKNPERMQIQKYCPRCNKKTLHKEKK
- a CDS encoding prepilin-type N-terminal cleavage/methylation domain-containing protein; amino-acid sequence: MKNNKGFTILEMMIVLSIIALIFLLTLPNIQQKEKIIRSKGCEALIEVANAQIVLYEVENLSPPKSMSDLISRGYLKETQRRCPNGDTIEISNGQAAVR
- a CDS encoding type II secretion system protein, producing MKMMQWKKSIRNKQGFTLVEVLVAFSCVGISCLLLVPLASTLQRLQKPLYYNEDRIAIAQLRVLLVQSRALSIQEEALLFTYRKKEQRLVFDRRRLVRKDGYEIFLQDVDSLQFQKRKECMYVIWTRNKHRQEALLACE
- the efp gene encoding elongation factor P; protein product: MISSNDLKPGMTIQQDGEIFVVLEQSQNKTARSAMVVKAKVRNLRTGSNVELSWGGGDKITPAHIEKKEMQYLYDTDDALVFMDNETYEQIEIPKDRLKWEMNFMKPNDNVNISMFESEILGVILPDKVALQIVECEPAVKGDTATSASKNATLESGLEIKVPLFINQDEMVLVNTSDGKYSGRAKD
- a CDS encoding type II secretion protein F; the protein is MRNDDWRYLHDLLLNGYPYLEALQLLGKDSTQIRKELEQGCSIEEILSRQGSGRFYEHLSFFLQITSLSKAIESALCLYDFEHTLLSKFLKKTAYPFAIFLFAYVMLLVFTTSIIPQMLQSFEQGEDFGGLLFGVALLQNGCRMLALCSVCFAILLLYLKHKPRIRNALILRNKHLCALASHVESYLFSGYMIELLKQGIPTRIALQYLEQLCKETLFCELHRHLMLRLQNGEDMLCVIEQEPLLNDTFKTSFRIGSSTGSLCTMLQSGLQQQERAWERLLKRFAVIVQCIAYGFVGVVVLLVYQIMLIPLSMLEQL
- a CDS encoding ribosome biogenesis GTPase Der encodes the protein MINGIVAIVGRPNVGKSTIFNRIIGERKSIVEDTPGVTRDRIYGKAEWLTREFRVIDTGGIQLANQDFQTEINMQVEIAIDEADCIVFVVSGKDGLTHDDEYVARLLHRTKKPVILAVNKVDDFAQNDAIYEFYSLGLGDPLAVSGAHGIGIGDVLDAIIHALPKKEKDEYDGMTKFCVIGRPNVGKSSLVNAVLNQERVIVSNIEGTTRDAIDTPFKREGKEYVVIDTAGIRKRGKVYESIEKYSVLRAMSAIERSDVVLVVIDGEKGIREQDKHVAGYAHEAGKGVIIVYNKWDTVEKDEQTMHTIEKEIRAQFLYLSYAPILFVSALKKQRIHTILPVIDEVHDYSVLRIQTNVLNEVIMDAQLMTPPPTHKGQRLKIYYASQVSVAPPTFVLFVNDPELLHFSYKRYLENRLREAFGFNGTTLRILARERSR
- a CDS encoding MBL fold metallo-hydrolase, producing the protein MKKMDIFVLGMVQVNTYLLWEDHHVLIIDPGSKSAKLQETIDSQDGIVDAIVLTHGHFDHIAGVDALVKKYHCPVYINELDMAMLQDPMLNFSYQAPVVVNSPVTKLKPGKNEIGAFTLRAIDAPGHSEGSTMLLWDDKLICGDVIFQGSIGRTDLPTGSNTKMMQTLRMIRETLSPDLKVFPGHGPDTTLDMEFRYNPYLQL
- a CDS encoding prepilin-type N-terminal cleavage/methylation domain-containing protein, which produces MKSAMDRQLCDRGFTLVEMLLVLLLLSVILLVTPLLNRQQGILLRMDAQQIRELCIQAQAEAMKLHKNVTIQLRGSNVYKDDKQYPLQKTTSCDTLRFHYTPHGTISQAFTLHCRNASSSIQLVAQLGSGRLDVR
- a CDS encoding competence protein ComG, which codes for MKEKLEQMLHMVERKRVTDVHLTLMHHKLHVQVRGWNGLETIQNGAFDEGLFCYLKYISNLDLGNTLQPQSGNFQYEFRGNLLYFRFSLLPTLEKQTAVLRVLNNHEEIRLEELSMNQKQTDSFLNWTRTRSGMIVLSGPTGSGKTTTLHAILKRIALENKLHVVSLEDPIEIFDDSYLQLQINEAGGFTYEEGIKELLRHDPDVIMIGEIRDPVTARMLLRCALSGHLIFTTIHAKCCTEAIKRLNEFGLHNEELYHTLSAVCAQRLYKKNGTDERVCIYEILEQRELDAYFHEGQVPKEHHDIFEEIQAAVSKGIISQKEAVIDLPYAQ
- a CDS encoding (d)CMP kinase, producing MKINIAIDGPSAAGKSTIAKILAKELGYSHLDTGAMYRCTALASQKRGIAAGDEAALVAMLEDIKISFDSAGAVYINGEDVSKQIRENEISMLASSVSAHPKVRERLVALQQQMAKDKGYIMDGRDIGTVVLPDAELKIYMVASVKARAERRYREYLEKNVKADYDEIYRDIEQRDYQDMNREASPLRKAEDAIQIDTSDMSIEEVVKEIRRNIPTLS
- a CDS encoding GNAT family N-acetyltransferase, giving the protein MTIITATQSHIQEILRLYEVLYADMARLQPFSYCRGMQDEEFLKTMIRLPDCDILLAMENSCIFGLALVMKQLTPADSYVIPHAYATLMDLVVSREARGLGIGNRLLQEVEHWARVRELEYVELNVLQENRSAQKLYEKHGYKTAVKTMKKKLK